One Mycolicibacterium parafortuitum DNA segment encodes these proteins:
- the wzt gene encoding galactan export ABC transporter ATP-binding subunit Wzt/RfbE, protein MTSPDEPCIETRNAWVEFPIFDAKTRSLKKAFLGKAGGAIGRNDSNVVVIEALRDITLSLKLGDRVGLVGHNGAGKSTLLRLLSGIYEPTRGVASVRGRVAPVFDLGVGMDPEISGFENIIIRGLFLGQTRKQMMAKVDEIAEFTELGDYLNMPLRTYSTGMRVRLAMGVVTSIDPEILLLDEGIGAVDAEFLKKAQSRLSDLVARSGILVFASHSNEFLARLCDTAMWIDHGTIRMQGEIEDVVRAYEGEDAARHVREVLEENKRENRPA, encoded by the coding sequence GTGACCAGTCCCGACGAACCCTGTATCGAGACTCGCAACGCGTGGGTCGAGTTCCCGATCTTCGACGCCAAGACGCGCTCCCTGAAGAAGGCCTTCCTGGGCAAGGCGGGCGGGGCGATCGGGCGCAACGATTCCAACGTGGTGGTCATCGAGGCGCTACGCGACATCACGCTGTCGCTGAAGCTCGGTGACCGGGTCGGCCTGGTCGGGCACAACGGCGCGGGCAAGTCGACGCTGCTGCGGCTGCTGTCGGGCATCTACGAGCCCACGCGCGGGGTGGCGTCGGTGCGCGGGCGCGTCGCCCCCGTCTTCGACCTCGGGGTCGGGATGGACCCGGAGATCTCCGGCTTCGAGAACATCATCATCCGCGGCCTGTTCCTCGGCCAGACCCGCAAACAGATGATGGCCAAGGTCGACGAGATCGCGGAGTTCACCGAGCTCGGCGACTACCTGAACATGCCGCTGCGCACCTACTCCACCGGTATGCGGGTGCGCCTGGCCATGGGCGTGGTCACCAGCATCGACCCGGAGATCCTGCTGCTCGACGAGGGCATCGGCGCGGTCGACGCGGAGTTCCTGAAGAAGGCCCAGTCGCGGCTGTCCGATCTGGTGGCACGCTCGGGGATCCTGGTGTTCGCGAGCCACTCCAACGAGTTCCTCGCCCGGCTGTGCGACACGGCGATGTGGATCGACCACGGCACCATCAGGATGCAGGGCGAGATCGAGGACGTCGTGCGCGCGTACGAGGGCGAGGACGCCGCTCGGCATGTGCGTGAGGTGCTCGAAGAGAACAAACGGGAGAACCGGCCCGCATGA
- the glfT1 gene encoding galactofuranosyltransferase GlfT1: MTETIVAVVVTHRRPDELAKSLDAVCAQSRRPDHLIVVDNDHDDRVRDLVTGQPVPTTYLGSLRNLGGAGGFALGMLHALSLGADWVWLADDDGRPADSDVLATLLDCAERYGLAEVSPMICDLDNPDKLAFPLRRGLSWRRYVSELRVEASLPDLMPGISHLFNGALFRAETLEAVGVPDLRLFFRGDETELHRRLQRSGLPFGTCLKAVYLHPQGGDEFKPILGGKMHAQYPDNDTKRYFTYRNRGYLQAQPGMRKLLLQEWLRYSWYFLISRRDPAGLREWIRLRRLGRRERFGR; the protein is encoded by the coding sequence ATGACGGAGACGATCGTCGCGGTCGTCGTCACCCACCGCAGGCCCGACGAGCTCGCGAAATCCCTGGACGCGGTGTGCGCGCAGAGCCGCCGCCCCGACCACCTGATCGTCGTCGACAACGACCACGACGACCGGGTGCGCGATCTCGTCACCGGCCAACCGGTGCCGACGACGTATCTGGGGTCCCTCCGGAACCTCGGCGGGGCGGGCGGATTCGCGCTCGGAATGCTGCACGCGTTGAGCCTGGGCGCCGACTGGGTGTGGCTGGCCGACGACGACGGCCGTCCGGCGGATTCGGACGTGCTGGCCACGCTGCTGGACTGCGCCGAACGGTACGGCCTGGCCGAGGTTTCGCCGATGATCTGCGATCTCGACAACCCGGACAAGCTCGCGTTCCCGCTGCGGCGTGGGCTGTCGTGGCGGCGGTACGTCAGCGAGCTCCGGGTGGAGGCGAGCCTGCCGGACCTGATGCCGGGGATCTCACATCTGTTCAACGGCGCGCTGTTTCGTGCCGAGACGCTCGAAGCCGTCGGTGTACCGGACCTGCGGCTGTTCTTCCGCGGCGACGAGACCGAACTGCATCGGCGGCTGCAGCGCTCTGGGCTGCCCTTCGGCACCTGCCTGAAAGCGGTGTACCTGCATCCGCAGGGCGGCGACGAGTTCAAGCCGATTCTCGGCGGCAAGATGCACGCCCAGTACCCGGACAACGACACGAAGCGCTACTTCACCTACCGCAACCGCGGCTACCTGCAGGCGCAGCCCGGTATGCGCAAGCTGCTGCTGCAGGAGTGGCTGCGCTACAGCTGGTACTTTCTGATCTCCCGGCGAGACCCCGCCGGCCTGCGCGAGTGGATTCGCTTGCGCCGCTTGGGTAGGCGCGAAAGGTTTGGACGATGA
- the hisC gene encoding histidinol-phosphate transaminase, with amino-acid sequence MSARLRPELADLPAYAPGKTVPGAIKIASNETVHGPLPSVREAIVKASEGINRYPDNGYVELKERLAKHVGFAPENISVGCGSVSLCQQLIQITSTVGDEVLFGWRSFEIYPLQVRTAGATPVQVPLTDHTFDLDAMLAAITDRTRLIFVCNPNNPTSTVVDPDALARFVAAVPPHILVVLDEAYVEYIRDDLVPDSFGLVRSYPNVVVLRTFSKAYGLAGLRIGYAVADPDIVAALSKVYVPFTATTISQAAAIACLDASDELLERTDAVVAERVRVSAALREAGYELPPSQANFVWLPLVGRAQQFSADAANNRIIVRPYGEDGVRVTIASPEENDMFLDFARRWIADK; translated from the coding sequence GTGTCCGCCCGTCTGCGCCCCGAACTTGCCGATCTTCCCGCCTACGCTCCTGGGAAGACGGTGCCCGGCGCCATCAAGATCGCCAGCAACGAAACCGTGCACGGCCCACTGCCCAGCGTGCGGGAGGCGATCGTCAAGGCCTCCGAAGGCATCAACCGGTACCCGGACAACGGATATGTCGAGCTCAAGGAGCGGCTGGCCAAGCACGTCGGTTTCGCCCCGGAGAACATCTCGGTGGGCTGCGGCTCCGTGAGCCTGTGCCAGCAGCTGATCCAGATCACCTCCACCGTCGGCGACGAGGTGCTCTTCGGCTGGCGCAGCTTCGAGATCTACCCGCTGCAGGTCCGCACCGCCGGCGCGACGCCGGTGCAGGTCCCGCTCACCGACCACACCTTCGATCTGGACGCGATGCTCGCCGCGATCACCGACCGCACCCGGCTGATCTTCGTGTGCAACCCCAACAACCCGACCAGCACCGTCGTCGACCCCGACGCGCTGGCCCGGTTCGTCGCGGCGGTGCCGCCGCACATCCTGGTCGTGCTCGACGAGGCCTACGTCGAGTACATCCGCGACGACCTCGTCCCGGACAGCTTCGGGCTGGTCCGCAGCTATCCGAACGTCGTTGTGCTGCGCACGTTTTCGAAGGCCTACGGGCTGGCCGGACTGCGCATCGGGTACGCCGTCGCCGATCCGGACATCGTCGCCGCGCTATCGAAGGTCTACGTGCCGTTCACCGCGACCACCATCTCCCAGGCCGCCGCGATCGCGTGCCTGGACGCCTCCGACGAACTGCTGGAACGCACCGACGCCGTCGTCGCCGAACGCGTGCGGGTGTCGGCTGCGCTGCGCGAGGCGGGCTACGAGCTGCCGCCGTCGCAGGCGAACTTCGTGTGGCTGCCGCTGGTCGGGCGCGCTCAGCAGTTCTCCGCCGATGCGGCCAACAATCGCATCATCGTGCGCCCCTACGGCGAGGACGGGGTGCGGGTCACGATCGCGTCCCCGGAGGAGAACGACATGTTCCTCGACTTCGCGCGGCGCTGGATCGCGGACAAGTGA
- a CDS encoding metallophosphoesterase family protein, translating into MRLLLIADTHLPKRAKDLPPQVWDAVDDADVVIHAGDWVEPDLLDRLEARATRLVGCWGNNDGPELRRRLPERADVILEGLRFTVTHETGAASGREARMAQLYPDTDVLVFGHSHIPWDTTARTGLRLLNPGSPTDRRRQPYCTYMTAVVHAGALRDVKLHQLERR; encoded by the coding sequence GTGCGCCTTCTGCTGATCGCTGACACGCATCTGCCAAAACGCGCCAAGGACCTGCCGCCGCAGGTGTGGGATGCCGTCGACGACGCCGATGTCGTGATCCACGCCGGCGACTGGGTGGAACCCGACCTGCTCGACCGCCTCGAGGCCCGCGCCACGCGGCTGGTCGGCTGCTGGGGTAACAACGACGGTCCCGAACTGCGGCGGCGGCTGCCCGAGCGGGCCGATGTGATCCTGGAGGGTCTGCGCTTCACCGTCACGCACGAGACGGGCGCCGCATCCGGGCGCGAGGCGCGGATGGCTCAGCTCTACCCCGACACCGACGTACTGGTGTTCGGCCACAGCCATATTCCGTGGGACACCACCGCGCGCACCGGGCTGCGGCTGCTCAACCCCGGCTCTCCGACCGACCGCAGACGCCAGCCGTACTGCACGTACATGACGGCGGTCGTGCATGCCGGTGCGCTGCGCGACGTGAAGTTGCACCAGCTCGAGCGCCGATGA
- a CDS encoding NAD(P)-dependent oxidoreductase: MSSVTFLGAGAMGSALAVAAVEAGYRTTVWNRTFCRSEALQGNGITVTRRIDDAMADADVVVVCLLDQVSVRDVLYPVAGALAGRHVINLTTTTPDGARDLARRAADAGISYLDGGIMATPEMIGTAESTLFYSGARAVFDTHRDLLEVWGTAEYFGTDAGMASLYDLALLAAMYTMFAGFFQGAAMLAPAGVSATEFAARAVPWLQALAPAVGEYAAVIDGGDYGVPGQQSLLFSDLGDISETARAQGVSSEIVDTVQRLIRRQVDAGRGADGFARVFESIRLPEDAA, translated from the coding sequence ATGAGTTCAGTGACATTCCTAGGTGCCGGCGCGATGGGCTCCGCGCTCGCCGTCGCAGCCGTCGAGGCCGGCTACCGGACCACGGTGTGGAACCGGACGTTCTGCCGCTCAGAAGCTCTGCAGGGCAACGGCATAACCGTGACCAGGCGTATCGACGACGCGATGGCGGATGCCGATGTGGTGGTGGTATGCCTGCTCGATCAAGTGTCGGTCCGCGACGTCCTGTATCCGGTGGCCGGTGCGTTGGCGGGGCGGCACGTGATCAACCTGACGACGACGACCCCCGACGGCGCTCGTGATCTCGCCCGGCGCGCCGCGGACGCCGGGATCAGCTATCTGGACGGCGGCATCATGGCCACCCCGGAGATGATCGGCACCGCCGAGTCGACGCTGTTCTACAGCGGGGCGCGCGCGGTGTTCGACACGCACCGCGACCTTCTCGAAGTATGGGGAACCGCTGAGTATTTCGGTACCGATGCGGGCATGGCCTCGCTCTACGACCTTGCGCTGCTGGCCGCGATGTACACGATGTTCGCCGGCTTCTTCCAGGGCGCGGCGATGCTCGCGCCCGCAGGTGTGTCCGCCACCGAGTTCGCCGCGCGGGCCGTGCCGTGGCTGCAGGCACTCGCACCGGCGGTCGGTGAGTACGCGGCCGTGATCGACGGCGGGGATTACGGCGTGCCCGGCCAACAGAGCCTGCTGTTCAGCGATCTCGGGGACATCAGCGAGACCGCCCGCGCACAAGGGGTCAGCAGCGAGATCGTCGACACCGTGCAGCGGCTCATCCGCCGCCAGGTCGACGCCGGCCGCGGCGCCGACGGATTCGCCCGGGTCTTCGAGAGCATCAGACTCCCCGAGGACGCCGCATGA
- a CDS encoding MmcQ/YjbR family DNA-binding protein — translation MSVCATVDDVHRIASSMPHVTRVEGPKAGNPVYQVGGKSFVYFRTPRPDAFDPDTGVRYDDVIIVWVESEDDKRALTQDPDSPFFTTPHFDGHLSVLVRASRLGEISLTELRELIQDAWLSRASKRRAEQWLAEQG, via the coding sequence ATGAGCGTTTGCGCGACCGTCGACGACGTCCACCGGATCGCGTCGTCGATGCCGCACGTCACCCGCGTCGAAGGGCCCAAAGCCGGCAACCCGGTGTATCAGGTCGGTGGCAAGTCGTTCGTGTACTTCCGCACGCCGCGCCCCGACGCGTTCGATCCGGACACCGGTGTGCGCTACGACGACGTGATCATCGTCTGGGTGGAGTCCGAGGACGACAAGCGCGCGCTGACCCAGGACCCCGACTCGCCGTTCTTCACCACCCCGCACTTCGACGGTCACCTGTCGGTGCTGGTGCGGGCCAGCCGGCTCGGCGAGATCAGTCTCACCGAACTGCGTGAGCTCATCCAGGACGCGTGGCTGTCGCGGGCGTCGAAGCGCCGCGCCGAGCAGTGGCTCGCCGAGCAGGGCTAA
- a CDS encoding MarR family winged helix-turn-helix transcriptional regulator encodes MEGIIGGRTASDTPGLDIAEQRAWQNFLDAALRLYATMNRSLSDEHGLTLNDVRLLDMLAKSPTGSARMGDVAETLMSLPSRVTRQIHRLEVQGLVLRGASPDDGRGVLASITPEGRTALAKALQTYGSAVRAHFLDRLSRPQVIAMGENCRRISAGLKAGGPAAKIGRV; translated from the coding sequence ATGGAGGGGATCATCGGGGGGCGCACGGCGAGCGATACGCCGGGGCTCGACATTGCTGAGCAAAGGGCGTGGCAGAACTTTCTGGACGCCGCGCTGAGGTTGTACGCGACCATGAACCGGTCGCTTTCGGACGAACACGGGCTGACGCTGAACGACGTGCGGCTGCTCGACATGCTGGCGAAGTCGCCGACGGGGTCGGCGCGGATGGGGGACGTGGCGGAGACGTTGATGTCGTTGCCCAGCCGGGTGACGCGCCAGATCCATCGGCTGGAGGTGCAGGGGCTCGTGCTGCGCGGAGCCAGCCCGGACGACGGGCGCGGGGTGCTGGCCAGCATCACGCCCGAGGGTAGGACTGCCCTCGCCAAGGCGTTGCAGACGTACGGGTCCGCCGTGCGCGCGCACTTCCTGGACCGGCTGAGCCGGCCGCAGGTCATCGCCATGGGGGAGAACTGCCGGCGGATCAGCGCCGGGCTGAAAGCCGGTGGCCCGGCCGCGAAGATCGGTCGCGTCTAG
- a CDS encoding cysteine desulfurase-like protein, with amino-acid sequence MAYDVARVRGLHPSLGDGWVHMDAQNGMLLPDSVGRAVSTAFRGSMPTTASAHPAARRSAAVLAAARQAVADLVNGDPAGVVLGADRAVLLTSLADAASGRVGLGYELVVTRLDDEANIAPWLRAADRFGAKVKWAEVDIETGELPSWQWEGLVNRPTRVVAITSASATLGTVTELREVTKLVHEVNGMVIVDHSAGAPYRLLDINEIDADVIAVNAQAWGGPPIGALVFRDPSVIDNFGSVSLNPYATGASRLELGSHQFGMLAGVVASIEYLSALDDSAQGTRRERLALSMRSATAYMSGLFDYLLTSLRSLPTVTVIGSPEVRIPVLSFAMENVPAERVVQRLADNGILAIANAQSRVLDVIGVNDVGGAVTIGLAHYSTAAEVDQLVRALASLG; translated from the coding sequence ATGGCATATGACGTCGCCCGGGTGCGTGGTTTGCATCCTTCGTTGGGCGATGGCTGGGTGCACATGGACGCCCAGAACGGCATGTTGCTTCCCGACTCGGTGGGCCGGGCGGTCTCCACCGCGTTCCGCGGCTCGATGCCCACGACGGCCAGTGCCCATCCCGCCGCGAGGCGCAGTGCCGCGGTGCTGGCCGCTGCCCGCCAAGCGGTGGCCGACCTCGTCAACGGCGATCCGGCGGGTGTGGTGCTCGGCGCCGACCGTGCGGTGCTGCTGACCTCGTTGGCCGATGCCGCATCGGGTCGCGTCGGCCTGGGCTACGAGCTGGTGGTGACCCGCCTCGACGACGAGGCCAACATCGCGCCGTGGCTGCGCGCCGCCGACCGCTTCGGTGCGAAGGTGAAGTGGGCCGAGGTCGACATCGAGACCGGTGAGCTGCCCAGCTGGCAGTGGGAGGGCCTGGTCAACCGGCCCACTCGGGTCGTCGCAATCACTTCTGCCTCAGCGACTCTGGGTACCGTCACCGAGCTGCGCGAGGTCACCAAGCTGGTGCACGAGGTCAACGGCATGGTGATCGTCGACCATTCCGCCGGGGCGCCGTACCGGCTGCTCGACATCAACGAGATCGATGCCGACGTGATCGCCGTCAACGCGCAAGCCTGGGGCGGCCCGCCGATCGGGGCGTTGGTGTTCCGCGATCCGTCGGTGATCGACAATTTCGGCTCGGTCTCGCTGAATCCGTACGCCACCGGCGCGTCCCGTCTCGAGCTCGGCTCTCACCAGTTCGGGATGCTGGCCGGTGTGGTCGCGAGCATCGAATACCTTTCCGCTCTTGATGATTCGGCTCAGGGCACGCGCAGGGAGCGGCTGGCCCTTTCGATGCGGTCGGCGACGGCCTACATGAGTGGGCTGTTCGACTACCTGCTGACGTCGCTGCGCTCGTTGCCGACGGTCACGGTGATCGGAAGCCCTGAGGTCCGGATCCCGGTGCTGAGCTTCGCGATGGAGAACGTCCCGGCCGAGCGGGTCGTGCAACGCCTGGCGGACAACGGGATTCTGGCGATCGCGAACGCGCAGTCGCGGGTGCTGGACGTGATCGGGGTCAACGACGTCGGCGGTGCGGTCACCATCGGGCTGGCGCACTACAGCACCGCGGCCGAGGTCGATCAGCTGGTGCGCGCACTCGCCTCGCTCGGCTGA
- a CDS encoding NAD(P)H-quinone oxidoreductase: MRAIVAGAPDQLNWQSVTDAAPKSGEILIKVVAAGVNRADLLQAAGKYPPPPGASEVLGLEAAGTIAALGDGVTGWTEGQPVCALLAGGGYAEYVAVPAGQVMPVPDGVPLHHAAGLPEVACTVWSNVVMTARLTAPELFLVHGGASGIGSHAIQVARALGCPVAVTAGSRNKLDLCAELGAEITIDYHNEDFVSVVRDAGGAGVILDIMGAAYLDRNIDALATGGRLVIIGMQGGVKAELNIGKLLAKRGAVIATALRSRPVDGPGSKSEIVAEVIENVWPLVADGEVRPVIGAEFPMSEAKAAHDLLASGDVSGKVILRVDV, from the coding sequence ATGCGTGCGATCGTGGCGGGGGCCCCTGACCAGCTCAATTGGCAGTCTGTGACAGACGCCGCCCCCAAATCGGGAGAGATTTTGATCAAGGTCGTGGCGGCCGGGGTGAATCGCGCCGACCTGCTCCAGGCCGCCGGAAAGTATCCCCCGCCGCCCGGTGCCAGCGAAGTTCTCGGCCTGGAAGCGGCCGGAACGATCGCCGCGCTCGGCGACGGGGTCACCGGCTGGACCGAGGGGCAGCCGGTGTGCGCTTTGCTGGCCGGCGGTGGCTACGCCGAGTACGTCGCGGTGCCCGCCGGCCAGGTGATGCCGGTTCCGGACGGGGTGCCGCTTCATCACGCCGCGGGATTGCCCGAGGTCGCGTGCACCGTCTGGTCCAACGTGGTGATGACCGCCCGCCTGACCGCCCCCGAACTGTTCCTCGTGCACGGCGGGGCCAGCGGCATCGGTTCCCACGCCATCCAGGTCGCGCGGGCGCTGGGCTGTCCGGTCGCCGTCACCGCGGGCTCCCGCAACAAGCTCGATCTGTGCGCCGAACTCGGCGCCGAGATCACCATCGACTACCACAACGAGGACTTCGTCTCGGTGGTCCGTGACGCCGGTGGCGCCGGGGTGATCCTCGACATCATGGGGGCGGCCTACCTCGACCGCAACATCGACGCGCTTGCCACCGGCGGGCGGTTGGTGATCATCGGCATGCAGGGCGGCGTCAAAGCGGAACTCAACATCGGCAAGCTTCTGGCCAAGCGCGGCGCCGTGATCGCCACCGCGCTGCGCTCACGGCCCGTCGACGGCCCCGGCAGCAAGAGCGAGATCGTCGCCGAGGTCATCGAGAACGTGTGGCCGCTGGTTGCGGACGGCGAGGTACGTCCGGTGATCGGTGCCGAGTTCCCGATGTCGGAGGCCAAGGCCGCCCACGACCTGCTGGCCTCCGGCGACGTGTCCGGGAAAGTGATTCTGCGCGTTGATGTTTAG
- a CDS encoding crotonase/enoyl-CoA hydratase family protein: MGNYESVTVEIDDHIAQVTLIGPGKGNAMGPAFWAELPVVFNELDADPEVRAIVLTGSGRNFSYGLDLAAMGDTLGSMMADAGSSKPRADFHARLKSMQYAITAVADCRTPTIASVQGWCIGGGVDLISAVDIRYASADAKFSVREVKLAIVADVGSLARLPLILSDGHLRELALTGKDIDAARAEKIGLVNDVYPDADASLAAARATAAEIAANPPHTVHGIKDVLDEQRTAQVAASLRYVAAWNSAFLPSKDLTEGIKAMFEKRPPQFTGE; encoded by the coding sequence ATGGGTAACTACGAATCGGTGACCGTCGAGATCGACGACCACATCGCTCAGGTGACGCTGATCGGGCCGGGCAAGGGCAACGCGATGGGCCCGGCGTTCTGGGCCGAGCTGCCGGTCGTGTTCAACGAGCTCGACGCCGATCCCGAGGTCCGCGCGATCGTGCTGACCGGTTCGGGCCGCAACTTCAGCTACGGACTCGACCTGGCGGCGATGGGCGACACCCTGGGCTCGATGATGGCCGACGCGGGCTCGTCGAAACCCCGCGCCGACTTCCACGCCCGCCTGAAGTCGATGCAGTACGCGATCACCGCGGTCGCCGACTGCCGCACCCCGACCATCGCATCGGTGCAGGGCTGGTGCATCGGCGGCGGTGTGGACCTGATCTCGGCCGTCGACATCCGCTACGCCAGCGCCGACGCCAAGTTCTCGGTGCGCGAGGTCAAGCTCGCGATCGTCGCCGACGTGGGCTCGCTGGCGCGGCTGCCGCTGATCCTGTCCGACGGGCATCTGCGCGAGCTGGCGTTGACGGGCAAGGACATCGACGCCGCGCGCGCCGAGAAGATCGGGCTCGTCAACGACGTCTATCCCGATGCCGACGCGTCGCTGGCCGCCGCGCGGGCCACCGCCGCCGAGATCGCCGCCAACCCGCCGCACACCGTGCACGGCATCAAGGACGTGCTCGACGAGCAGCGCACCGCCCAGGTCGCGGCCAGCCTGCGCTATGTCGCCGCGTGGAACTCGGCGTTCCTGCCGTCGAAGGACCTCACCGAGGGCATCAAGGCGATGTTCGAGAAGCGGCCGCCTCAGTTCACCGGGGAGTGA
- a CDS encoding bacterial proteasome activator family protein, with protein MATNSDDDNIEVIGDGELESERDADSKSLTELVEQPAKVMRIGTMIKQLLEEVRAAPLDEASRGRLRDIHRTSIQELEEGLAPELRDELERLTLPFTDESLPSDAELRIAQAQLVGWLEGLFHGIQTALFAQQMAARQQLEQMRQGALPPGVVIPNQRGGQGHGTGQYL; from the coding sequence ATGGCTACCAATTCCGATGACGACAACATCGAGGTGATCGGTGACGGCGAGCTCGAGTCCGAGCGGGACGCCGACAGCAAGTCGTTGACCGAGCTCGTCGAGCAGCCCGCCAAGGTCATGCGGATCGGCACGATGATCAAGCAGCTGCTCGAGGAGGTCCGCGCCGCTCCGCTCGACGAGGCCAGCCGCGGCCGGCTCCGCGACATCCACCGCACCAGCATCCAGGAGCTCGAGGAGGGTCTGGCGCCCGAGCTGCGCGACGAGCTGGAGCGGTTGACGCTGCCGTTCACCGACGAGTCCCTGCCGTCGGACGCCGAGCTGCGGATCGCGCAGGCCCAGCTCGTCGGCTGGCTGGAGGGCCTGTTCCACGGCATCCAGACCGCGCTGTTCGCCCAGCAGATGGCCGCGCGCCAGCAGCTGGAACAGATGCGTCAGGGCGCGCTGCCGCCCGGTGTGGTGATCCCCAACCAGCGCGGCGGTCAGGGACACGGCACCGGCCAGTACCTGTGA
- a CDS encoding winged helix-turn-helix transcriptional regulator encodes MTMLGKYTCGLDAAMAVVAGKWVPLILWELSDGPVRFNTLHRNLAGISQKMLTQHLKDLQCYGVVHRQSYHEVPPRVEYSMTPAGRELLEALEPMGNWAEKHIDMICAADAG; translated from the coding sequence ATGACGATGCTCGGGAAATACACCTGTGGTCTCGATGCGGCAATGGCTGTGGTTGCGGGCAAATGGGTTCCGCTGATCCTGTGGGAGCTCAGCGACGGACCGGTGCGGTTCAACACGCTGCACCGCAACCTGGCCGGCATCTCGCAGAAGATGCTCACCCAGCACCTCAAGGATCTGCAGTGCTACGGCGTGGTACACCGGCAGAGCTATCACGAGGTGCCGCCCCGGGTGGAGTACTCGATGACCCCAGCCGGCCGGGAGTTGCTGGAAGCGCTTGAGCCGATGGGCAATTGGGCCGAGAAGCACATCGACATGATTTGCGCTGCGGACGCCGGTTAG
- a CDS encoding MFS transporter, whose product MQTSAPVAGAIDFGTDRELRKISVAGYVGSAIEFYDFFIYGTAAALVFPTVFFPDLGHTMAITASLGTFAAAFVARPVGAAVFGHFGDRISRKQMLVATLMLMGVATVGVGLIPSTASIGIAAPLLLLTMRLVQGFAVGGEWAGAVLMSAENAPARRRGFYGMFTQLGLGTSLVMSNLVFLAVHVAVGDGTPAFMQWGWRIPFLLSGVLIVAALVIRLSIKDDAVDTGSSSRSAHSGIPLVALLRRQGGTVLLAAGAAMCAPMLVFQAGTFITHYAADHMEYSTNVVLLNNVVGGICAIGCAALTAILSDTRGRRRVMLIGLSLAAPWSFMVIPLIETNNEVVFALAVVITYALIGTCMGPLAAFVPEVFAGEYRYTAAALAHTGGAIIGGALPPVVSPVLMDTFGGWVVAVMMGGLAVISLLCAAALPETLPRLTAPR is encoded by the coding sequence ATGCAGACGAGCGCACCGGTGGCCGGGGCCATCGATTTTGGCACCGATCGCGAGCTCCGGAAGATCTCGGTGGCCGGCTATGTCGGCTCGGCGATCGAGTTCTACGACTTCTTCATCTACGGCACCGCCGCGGCTCTGGTGTTTCCGACGGTGTTCTTTCCCGACCTCGGGCACACCATGGCGATCACGGCGTCGCTGGGCACCTTCGCCGCGGCGTTCGTCGCCCGGCCCGTCGGCGCGGCGGTGTTCGGCCACTTCGGTGACCGGATCAGCCGCAAGCAGATGCTGGTTGCGACGCTGATGCTGATGGGTGTCGCGACCGTCGGCGTCGGCCTGATCCCGAGTACCGCGAGCATCGGGATCGCCGCGCCGCTGCTGCTGCTCACGATGCGGCTGGTGCAGGGTTTCGCCGTCGGAGGTGAGTGGGCCGGGGCAGTGTTGATGAGCGCCGAGAACGCGCCCGCGCGTCGACGCGGCTTCTACGGAATGTTCACCCAGCTCGGGCTCGGCACGTCGCTGGTGATGTCGAACCTGGTGTTCCTGGCCGTGCACGTCGCCGTCGGCGACGGGACCCCGGCGTTCATGCAGTGGGGTTGGCGCATCCCGTTCCTGCTCAGCGGGGTGCTGATCGTGGCGGCGCTGGTCATCCGCCTGAGCATCAAGGACGATGCGGTCGATACCGGATCGTCCTCGCGCTCAGCGCATTCCGGCATCCCGCTGGTGGCGTTGCTGCGCCGCCAGGGCGGGACGGTGCTGCTGGCCGCGGGGGCGGCGATGTGCGCGCCGATGCTGGTGTTCCAGGCGGGGACCTTCATCACCCATTACGCGGCCGACCACATGGAGTACTCGACCAACGTCGTGCTGCTCAACAACGTCGTCGGCGGAATCTGCGCGATCGGGTGCGCGGCGCTGACCGCGATCCTCAGCGACACCCGCGGCAGGCGCCGGGTCATGCTGATCGGCCTTTCGCTGGCCGCGCCGTGGTCGTTCATGGTGATCCCGCTGATCGAGACCAACAACGAGGTGGTGTTCGCGCTGGCGGTGGTGATCACCTACGCGCTGATCGGGACGTGCATGGGGCCGCTCGCGGCGTTCGTGCCGGAGGTGTTCGCCGGCGAGTACCGCTACACCGCGGCCGCGCTGGCACACACCGGCGGGGCGATCATCGGCGGCGCGCTGCCGCCGGTGGTGTCGCCGGTGCTGATGGACACGTTCGGCGGCTGGGTGGTCGCGGTGATGATGGGCGGGCTGGCCGTGATCAGCCTGCTGTGCGCCGCGGCGCTGCCCGAGACCTTGCCGAGGCTGACCGCACCCCGGTGA